The Gardnerella leopoldii genomic interval ATGTGCCGGTATTCGTTACCGAAGCCATGGTTGGTCATAAGCTCGGTGAGTTCGCCCCGACCAAGACCTTTAAGGGTCACGTGAAGGACGACAAAAAGGCACGCCGCTAAAGGAGAGTTAGGACACATGGAAGCTAAAGCAATCGCTCGTCACGTCCGCGTGACGCCGCGCAAGGCTCGCCGCATGGTCGACCTCATCCGAGGCAAGCGTGCAAGCGAAGCTATTACCATTTTGAAGTTTGCTCCTCAGGACGCATCATTGCCGGTGCGCAAGGTTCTTGAAAGCGCGATCGCTAACGCTCGCGTTAAGGCTGAAAAAGCCGGTGAACCATTCCGTGAGCAGGACTTGGTCATCAAGGAAACCTATGTGGACGAGGGTGTAACGCTTAAGCGTTTCCGTGCTCGTGCACAGGGTCGCGCTGCGCGCATTAACAAGCGCACAAGCCATATCACTGTTATCGTCTCGCTTAAGGAAGGAGCCCGCTAAAGATGGGTCAGAAGATCAATCCTTTCGGCTATCGCCTGGGCATCACCGAGAATCATCGCTCTAAGTGGTTCTCTGACTCCAACAAAGCTGGCGAGCGTTATCGTGACTTCGTCCTTGAGGATGACAAGATTCGCAAGGAAATGAGCCATGACCTCGAGCGTGCTGGCGTATCTCGTATCGTTATCGAGCGCACTCGTGATCGCGTTCGTGTAGATATTCACACTGCTCGTCCGGGTATTATCATCGGTCGTCGTGGCGCTGAAGCTGAGCGCGTTCGCGCAAAGCTCGAGAAGCTCACAGGCAAGCAAGTACAGCTCAACATCTTCGAAGTGAAGAATGCTGCACTTGACGCTCAGTTGGTTGCTCAGGGAATTGCGGAGCAGTTGACAAACCGTGTTACATTCCGTCGTGCTATGCGTAAGGCACAGCAAGATGCAATGCGTGCAGGTGCCAAGGGTATCCGTATCAAGCTCTCCGGTCGCCTTGGTGGCGCCGAAATGAGCCGCTCTGAGTTCTATCGCGAGGGTCGCGTTCCACTGCAGACTCTTCGTGCCTTGATTGATTACGGCTTCTTTGAAGCTAAGACCACATACGGCCGTATCGGCGTAAAGGTCTGGATCTACAAGGGTGATATGACCGAGCGTGAGTTCGAAGAGCAGCAGGCTCAGCAGGGTAAGCGTGAAGGTCGTCGTGGTGGCGATCGTCGTCCACGTCGTGGCGCACGTCCTGCTAACCAGCAGAAGGCTGCTGAAGCACAGGCTGAAAAGCCAGCTGAAGCTGCAGCTGC includes:
- the rplV gene encoding 50S ribosomal protein L22, translating into MEAKAIARHVRVTPRKARRMVDLIRGKRASEAITILKFAPQDASLPVRKVLESAIANARVKAEKAGEPFREQDLVIKETYVDEGVTLKRFRARAQGRAARINKRTSHITVIVSLKEGAR
- the rpsC gene encoding 30S ribosomal protein S3, with the protein product MGQKINPFGYRLGITENHRSKWFSDSNKAGERYRDFVLEDDKIRKEMSHDLERAGVSRIVIERTRDRVRVDIHTARPGIIIGRRGAEAERVRAKLEKLTGKQVQLNIFEVKNAALDAQLVAQGIAEQLTNRVTFRRAMRKAQQDAMRAGAKGIRIKLSGRLGGAEMSRSEFYREGRVPLQTLRALIDYGFFEAKTTYGRIGVKVWIYKGDMTEREFEEQQAQQGKREGRRGGDRRPRRGARPANQQKAAEAQAEKPAEAAAAEAPAATETKE